In Thermorudis peleae, a genomic segment contains:
- a CDS encoding cyclase family protein, protein MADLATMRVLDLSQDWDIHTPGFALYEGPTVKWVKRLAFERAGGQWIGSTLHVGTHLDAPLHFQTNGKDIASIPLDTLVGPACVVDLTKLGVGDYGIYGPEHFEEWERRTGIRIERGDILIIHTGYHRHYPSDWATRCAAVEPDDTRYFIKHPGPTRAFAEWVLDRGIRWLAVDCGSADHPMNTVIRRVRPDLAAEAEQVLGQPLATLFPESDYQVMHVLLFPHGVIHVENAGGQIDEVLDQRVLVGCFPWRFKGGEAAFCRLVAFVEG, encoded by the coding sequence TTGGCTGATCTTGCGACGATGCGTGTGCTCGATCTGTCTCAGGACTGGGATATTCATACGCCAGGGTTTGCCCTCTACGAGGGGCCGACGGTGAAGTGGGTCAAGCGGCTGGCGTTCGAGCGGGCGGGGGGCCAGTGGATCGGCTCGACGCTCCATGTTGGCACACACCTTGATGCGCCGCTGCACTTCCAGACGAACGGCAAGGACATCGCGTCAATCCCGCTTGACACGCTGGTTGGGCCGGCATGTGTGGTCGATCTCACGAAGCTGGGGGTCGGCGACTATGGGATTTATGGCCCTGAGCATTTCGAGGAATGGGAACGGCGCACGGGGATTCGGATTGAGCGGGGCGATATCCTGATTATCCATACCGGCTATCACCGCCACTATCCCAGCGACTGGGCGACGCGCTGCGCAGCGGTCGAGCCCGACGATACGCGCTACTTCATCAAGCATCCGGGGCCGACGCGGGCCTTTGCGGAGTGGGTGCTTGATCGCGGCATCCGCTGGCTGGCCGTGGACTGCGGCTCAGCCGATCATCCGATGAACACCGTGATCCGGCGGGTGCGGCCGGACCTTGCGGCGGAGGCGGAGCAGGTGCTCGGCCAACCGCTGGCGACGCTCTTCCCGGAGTCGGATTACCAGGTGATGCACGTGCTGCTCTTCCCCCATGGGGTCATCCACGTCGAGAACGCGGGGGGACAGATCGACGAGGTGCTTGATCAGCGCGTGCTGGTTGGCTGCTTCCCCTGGCGCTTCAAAGGTGGGGAAGCGGCGTTCTGCCGTCTCGTCGCCTTCGTCGAAGGCTAG
- a CDS encoding cyclase family protein yields the protein MGKTKIYDLSQPLNQDVSFWPFYPPFEVKYIKRKAEHGVNAQYIMTSNHMGTHLDAPRHFVTGGRTIDEIPLEWCYGPGVIVDLSDVLDELDIFTPEMIEERVDVREGDILFIHTGWHRYAQFGESPDEEKYLLRHPGPHYRIVDWLLAKKIHIWGVDMVSTDHPMNLPIGRFLGRGGLEQWRKVRQICEAKFGDKLDELFPESAYQLTHNALFPHDCIHVENLGGDIGLKELHNRRLTLGVFPWKFKGGEAAFCRAVAFVEE from the coding sequence GACCAAGATCTATGACCTCTCACAGCCGCTCAACCAGGACGTGTCGTTCTGGCCGTTCTATCCGCCGTTTGAGGTGAAGTACATCAAGCGGAAGGCGGAGCATGGGGTCAACGCCCAGTACATCATGACGTCGAACCACATGGGCACGCACCTCGATGCGCCCCGGCACTTTGTCACCGGCGGGCGAACGATCGACGAGATTCCGCTCGAGTGGTGCTACGGCCCGGGGGTGATCGTTGACTTGAGCGATGTGCTCGATGAGCTCGATATTTTCACCCCGGAGATGATCGAAGAGCGTGTCGACGTGCGTGAGGGCGATATTCTGTTCATCCATACCGGCTGGCACCGCTATGCCCAGTTCGGGGAATCGCCCGACGAGGAGAAGTATCTGCTGCGGCATCCCGGGCCACATTACCGGATTGTCGACTGGCTCCTGGCGAAGAAGATCCATATCTGGGGTGTCGATATGGTCTCGACCGACCACCCGATGAACCTGCCGATCGGGCGGTTTCTAGGGCGTGGTGGGCTGGAGCAGTGGCGGAAGGTGCGGCAGATCTGCGAGGCGAAGTTTGGCGACAAGCTTGACGAACTCTTCCCTGAGTCGGCCTACCAGCTCACGCATAACGCGCTCTTCCCGCACGACTGCATCCATGTCGAGAACCTCGGTGGTGATATTGGGTTGAAGGAGTTGCACAACCGGCGGCTGACGCTTGGCGTCTTCCCCTGGAAGTTCAAGGGGGGCGAGGCAGCGTTCTGCCGGGCTGTCGCGTTTGTGGAGGAATAG